From the Candidatus Pelagibacter sp. IMCC9063 genome, the window GGTTTTTATTTTTTTTTCTTTAGATATAAAAGTGTTTCTTTTAATTCAGGATACACCTCTAACTCTTTATAAAGTTTCAAAAGTTCATTTGTGTATTTCTTATTAATATTGTGTTCTTTCATTGCGTAATTTAAAGAATCTTTAGTAATTTTCCAAAAATCAGCATGATTCCTCATTAAGCTTCTTAACCATGTATATTCAAGCTGGGTAGCTCTCCAAGTATTTGAAAACGCTAGCCATGACTTTCCAATTTTATTTTTAATAACTTTAGCGGCAGAATTAATATCAAAACACGTGCCATAAGCATCAAAAGCGCAGACTTTGATATTTGTAATTTTACTTTTCATATATACAGTTTAATTTATGCAGAAAAAAATTAGAATATTTCTGAGTGAAAGACTAGAAGAAAATAATAAAATTGAACTAGGTAAGGACCAGTCTCATTATATATCGAATGTGATGCGTTTAAAAAGTGGAGATGAATTATTGTTATTCAACGGAATAGATGGAGAATTCCTTGGAAAAGTTGCTGGGAGTGAAAAAAAACAAACAATCATTCAAGTTCATGCAAAACAGAGAGATCAGTCTAAGCCTTCAAATATTTCCTTAGCCTTTTGTCCACTCAAAGGACAACGACTAGATTTTTTAATTCAAAAATGCACAGAAGTGGGGTTAAAAAGTTTTATCCCTGTCATTTCAGACCATACTATTGTCAGGAATGTTAATGAAAATAGATTAAAAAAAATTATTATAGAATCTAGCGAACAGTCAGATCAACTACATATTCCTCAGGTATTAAGTGCTTTAAATTTAGAAGAATTTTTACATTTCTTGAAAAAAGAGGATGTGGTTTTGTTTGGGGATATTAGCTCTAAAAATAATGATTTAACCCAACTCATAGAAGATAAGAGTAAAAACTATATTTTATTTATAGGTCCTGAAGGAGATTTTTCCCCAAAAGAAAGAGAGATCATTTTAAAAAATGTTAAGTTTAAAAGTTTCTCATTAGGCAAAAATATTTTAAGATCTGAAACTGCTGCAATAGCAGGTTTAGTTTTGCTAAATTTCTTATTAAATTAAAGTTGAGTTCCACCCACGGTTATTTCATCTACCAATATAGAAGGCTGACCAACACCGACAGGAACCCATTGCCCATTTTTTCCACAAGTTCCAATTCCCGGATCTAGCTTCATGTCATTTCCAACCATGGATACTTTAGTTAAAATGTCCGGCCCATTTCCAATAATTGTAGCACCCTTCACCGGAGAACCTATTTTTCCATTATTAATTTCATATGCCTCTGTGCATGAAAAAACAAATTTTCCATTTGTTATATCTACTTGCCCACCACCAAATGAAACTGCAAAGATACCCTTGTCTACTGATTTGATCATATCTTCCTGGGAGTGTTTTCCGTTAAGCATAAAAGTATTGGTCATTCTTGGCATTGGTGCACATTCAAAACTTTCTCTTCT encodes:
- a CDS encoding RsmE family RNA methyltransferase; protein product: MQKKIRIFLSERLEENNKIELGKDQSHYISNVMRLKSGDELLLFNGIDGEFLGKVAGSEKKQTIIQVHAKQRDQSKPSNISLAFCPLKGQRLDFLIQKCTEVGLKSFIPVISDHTIVRNVNENRLKKIIIESSEQSDQLHIPQVLSALNLEEFLHFLKKEDVVLFGDISSKNNDLTQLIEDKSKNYILFIGPEGDFSPKEREIILKNVKFKSFSLGKNILRSETAAIAGLVLLNFLLN